GGGGAGAAGAACCTCAACCCCATCTCCACCATTCAAGGCCATCTGCAACCGCTCTTACTGACTCCATGCGCCACTGACCACCCCCTCCCTGGACTTCCTAGAGCTACGGACACCATTCTGGTCACATTTCAGTGGGCAGCATGAGTGGCACAGGACACAGTACAACACAGATAAACTCGAGCGCATGTGATCCTGTCTCCCTTGTGTCTCCTAGGTAGCAGGCATGATCTCTGATGCTGAACTGGGACACCTAGACCACAGCATTCCTGGGGGCAGCCCCATGACTCAGGGGGCCAGCAGTGTCCTCGTCCTGCCTCCCCAAGAAAGCCAGACTCACCAATGTAGAACATGTATGTCTCTTTCACAAAAGCCAAGAGGAGGGCTCCCGACCCAAAGGAGACCATCCCAATCATGATCATGGTGGTGTCCCGGAAGCAGCGGGAGAAGACCAGGACGCCCAGGAAGCTGGTGATGAAGATGGTGTACCCTGCAGCCATACCATAGCCCACCTGCACTTGGTTCCAACTCAGAGGCTCCCTCAGCACAAAAAGGGGCATCACGTCCACCGTGCCCACCACTGCCAGGTCATACACGACGGCTCCCACAAAGAGCAGGGCAATGATGGTTTTTTTGGGCTTTGCTTTTCCAGGAGGTGGAGGGTGCTCCACGACACTCTCCTTGTCTGGCTGATCAGGATCCAGTGTGCGATAAGAGCCGGTCGTGCCAGACACCATATCCACAGCCTTGCTAGCCTTGGCCGTGGACTCAGGGACCTTCAGCACCAAGAGGCTGTAGAAAAGGGCGCAAGCGGCACAGCTCACGCTGCAGGTAGTCAGCACCAGGCCCTGCCTGGAGTGCCCGGTCATCTGCTTGAAGAGATGCCCCGAGGCCATGCTCCCGCAGAATCCCGCCAAGCCCAGGATCAGGTCAATCAGGATCAGGCGCAGGGAGCGGCGGCCCTCGGAGGAGCCGAGGGAGCCCAGGGCCATGACCCCTGACCAGAAGGCCGAGAAGCCGCCGCACAGTCCATTTAGCGCTGCCGCCCCGTATAGCACCTCCACGGGCCAGTCCAGCAGAACCTTCAGCAGCAGCCCCAGGCGACAGAGCAGGAAGCCGAGCAGTGGCACGCAGATGGAGATCTTGCGGTGGTAGCGGTCGCTGAGCCAGCCCAGCCCATAGGCTGAGAGCAGGGGTGTCAGGCCCATCACGAGGTTGTAGATGATGTAGAAGTTGGAGATGGCTTTCTGCTGTTGATCCTCCTGAGCCCCCCGGGGCGACAGGCTGGCGCTGTGGTTGGAGAAGGCCTCCACTCCGAAGGAAGCCTTCACCACCAGGAGCAGCCCCGCGTCGTAGAGAGAGGTAGCCACCTGGGTGGAGGCCACCACAGGCTCGATCCAGGTCCACACCTGGCAAGGCAGGGGGCCCCTCCAAGGGCAGATGGTCCCGGGGCCCATGTGGTCTCTCTGATGTGGGGATGGAGCAGCTTGCTTGCTGGCAGTTGCCCTGGAGGGCCGGGCTCACTCCGAGTGTGGGTGCGCTTGGGAAAGGGGAGAGTCGAGCTGAGCAAGGCACCGGGCACAAGTGACAGCAGCCAGCCAGGCGGCCCAGTGACCTCCGGGGCCGCGGCCACTCCTCCCAGGACGGAAAAAGGCCGCGCCCCGCCCCTGCCTTCCGAGCAGAACTGGCGGCCGCCCAGGGAAGCCAGGCGCGGGAGTCTCGCCTCGGCCCGGCGCCCCGCGTCACGCTGCTCCGGGGAGCGCGGCCGCCGAACCAGGGTTCGATTTCCCCGCGGGCAGGCGGCGTGCCTGGACCTTCCGCGGGTCGCTGGGCGCCTTCCCCCTAGGGCTTGTCATGGCCTGGCCTGCGACTCCCAGGCAAGAAGCAAAATTCTACTGTCCCTGGAAAGCAGTTTGGGCGAGGGGTGAGGTACCTAAGAATCTGCCTGGGGTGGATGAGAGAGAGTGCGTGTGATTTGTCGGGTTTAAAAGCAACAGGGACCCACCTGCTGTCGGGAGCCGGGTCGCAGACTTTGAGAGAAGTAAAACTCAGGAGTGCTACTACCGCTTTGAGATCCTAGTTTCAATGTGGGGGGACAAATACCCAACCGGGGGATCGCTGCATCTTAGGGcagttctgcttttattttttagaggaaacGTCTAtgtgacaacgtggatgaaccctgaggacatcatgctaagtgaagtaagccagttgTAGAAGGACAGATACTGCTTGATTTCACTTAGGAGCTATCTAAAATTGTCAGATTCATAGAATtaaagagtagaatggtggttgccagggactgggggcagagggagggagaaatggggaattACTAGTGAACAGGCATAGAGTTTTAGTTAAGTTAAATGAATAAGCcccagagatctgctgtacatTGTATTTGTAGGTATTTATAGTCAACAATAACgtattgcacacttaaaaatgtaagAAGGTAgttctcatgttaagtgttcttaccaaacagaaaagcaataaacaacaaggtcctactgtagagcacagggaacctcattcagtatcttataataacctataatgaaaaagaatacatacgtataactgaatcactatgctgtacaccagaaactaacaacattctacatcaactacacttcaatcaaaatcaaaaacaaaaacaccagaaAATCCAAACAAAACCCCAGGAGCAGCTAGGCTCAGCCCTTCCTCTAAGCCAAAGGCCTCGCAGAGAAGAGTCCTGCCTTGAACACCTGAATCAGTAGGCCCAGAGCCAGCTCGGGATGCAAGCCAGCGTGGGCCCCAGCCTGGAGGCTCCAGccaagggagagaggaggaggtccTGCCAGCCCTGTGTGTCCCTACAGATAAAACGAGACTCTGGCAGGGACAGAACAGTCACCAGGCTCTCCTGCTCCTGAATCAAGTCCCCAGGACCCCTtctgtttctttgcagttgctcTTCTGTCTCATGCACTCGCTGCCTTGGACTGGGTAGAGACCTGTTTCCCTGGCTGGCTTGCTTCCTCAGAGTACACACTTCTGTGAAGAGGACCAGGGTAAGGGGTGGTGCAGGGGCCGGAAACGCACCAAGGAGAAAGATCTTACCTTTCCACAATCACCCCCGAGGGATGGTGAATTAACTTACTCAAACTCTCTCAGCACCAACACAGCCATGGCAGCAGGGGTGAGCAGGAACCCATCCCGCAAGGGAGACTCAAGTCTGCAGGGAGAGTTTATAAAGCCAAGTGGATAAGGTACTTGGGGGACTAGGGACCAAACTCTAAATGATTTTGTGTAGATATGTGCCCTTGAGGTCATTTTCAGATGAGCTAGaaccttctctctcccctccctgtcaCTGTTCAGTGCCCTGTGTCCAGGCTCAGTCAGCTCTGCCTTCTGCAAGTCTTCCCTTCGAGACCTGCCCTGTGGAGCTGCCCTGGCAGCCCCCTCAAAGCGTCCTcactgcctccttcctccccctcacctGGGCCCACCTTGGGAGGTACCGGTTTCACCCAACCCACTCCATTCTTAACCCTGCTCTTCCAGAGGCTGCCACAAAGTCGCCCaacagcctgctcctgggagggccAGAGGCCCCAGGGCGCTTGAGGGTTGCGGGGGAAGATGGTATTAGGCTATCAGACATGACCGTGGGAGCAGCAGCCTGAACCAGATGGATCATCAAGGGGTCTGTCTGTTCTTGGGGCCACAGACACTGGAAGACACCCTCTATCCTCTCTGAGAGGATCCATGGTATCTCACGTCTTCCCATCCTCTGGGAAACCAGGGGAATTTGAGGGGCCTCCGAGGGATTCATGCCAGACCCAGGACACATCTGGGGGAGGCTCGGTCATCCTGGTGCTAGCCAGCCCTGGGACCCTCCAGGCTTGGGACCTGAATCCTCTGACCCAGAAATGAACTAGATCAGGGGCAGTTAGTGTCTCTCCCCGTTTGGGCTTCTCGGGTTTGGGTTATATTTTCAACGTGCCCCgacccctccctccatctctgaaTGCAGCCTCCAGCTGAGTTAGCGTCCAGCCATCCTCTGGGCCGAGGCTACCAGCAGGCATAGCCCTTCAGCCAGTATGAGCCCTGGCCCTGCCACTTTAATAAAGCCAGCCTTGAACTACAGACAAACAGCAAAGgttaaattatctcattttttcaTATTGATAAAATCACTTTTTGAGGAAAGAAGGAGCAGCAACATTTACTGAGCCTTTACTATGTACTAAGCATGCtacaggaataaatttaatcctCTCAAGAAGTCTAGAAACTAGTCTATTACCTCATTTTATGagtggaaaaactgaggccagagaggttaagtaatttgtatAAAAGCACACAGCTGATAAGTTGGGGAGCCAGTATTTAGCACCTGTCTTTTGCTCTGGGGAAAATACAGGTAACAAGGGATTTTGAAGGTGTCCTCTCAACCAACACAAGAATGTGAGAGGAGCCAAAACACCTTCGTCGTGATGAAATTGTTGATCAACGATGTATTGCacaaaaggagaggaagaagtggAGTGGATGGAAGTTTATTTACTGAGTGTGTCTCCCAGGCACTTATCAAATAGAGAGAaatactttcattttcttaacagaacAAATTCATTTTAGAAAGGAACAGTGTTTGTTTGGAAAATGCCTTTGATTAGTTAGGTGAAATCCCCAGACCTGGGTTTCAGGGTGGAGGCAGCACCAGAGAAGGGGCGGAACCTCCA
This portion of the Vicugna pacos chromosome 4, VicPac4, whole genome shotgun sequence genome encodes:
- the SLC46A2 gene encoding solute carrier family 46 member 2 isoform X3, with the protein product MGPGTICPWRGPLPCQVWTWIEPVVASTQVATSLYDAGLLLVVKASFGVEAFSNHSASLSPRGAQEDQQQKAISNFYIIYNLVMGLTPLLSAYGLGWLSDRYHRKISICVPLLGFLLCRLGLLLKVLLDWPVEVLYGAAALNGLCGGFSAFWSGVMALGSLGSSEGRRSLRLILIDLILGLAGFCGSMASGHLFKQMTGHSRQGLVLTTCSVSCAACALFYSLLVLKVPESTAKASKAVDMVSGTTGSYRTLDPDQPDKESVVEHPPPPGKAKPKKTIIALLFVGAVVYDLAVVGTVDVMPLFVLREPLSWNQVQVGYGMAAGYTIFITSFLGVLVFSRCFRDTTMIMIGMVSFGSGALLLAFVKETYMFYIARAVMLFALIPITTIRSAMSKLIKDSSYGKVFVILQLSLALTGVVTSTIYNELYQLTMEKFVGTCFALSSFLSFLAIIPIG
- the SLC46A2 gene encoding solute carrier family 46 member 2 isoform X2 codes for the protein MGPGTICPWRGPLPCQVWTWIEPVVASTQVATSLYDAGLLLVVKASFGVEAFSNHSASLSPRGAQEDQQQKAISNFYIIYNLVMGLTPLLSAYGLGWLSDRYHRKISICVPLLGFLLCRLGLLLKVLLDWPVEVLYGAAALNGLCGGFSAFWSGVMALGSLGSSEGRRSLRLILIDLILGLAGFCGSMASGHLFKQMTGHSRQGLVLTTCSVSCAACALFYSLLVLKVPESTAKASKAVDMVSGTTGSYRTLDPDQPDKESVVEHPPPPGKAKPKKTIIALLFVGAVVYDLAVVGTVDVMPLFVLREPLSWNQVQVGYGMAAGYTIFITSFLGVLVFSRCFRDTTMIMIGMVSFGSGALLLAFVKETYMFYIARAVMLFALIPITTIRSAMSKLIKDSSYGKVFVILQLSLALTGVVTSTIYNELYQLTMEKFVGTCFALSSFLSFLAIIPIGF
- the SLC46A2 gene encoding solute carrier family 46 member 2 isoform X1, with translation MGPGTICPWRGPLPCQVWTWIEPVVASTQVATSLYDAGLLLVVKASFGVEAFSNHSASLSPRGAQEDQQQKAISNFYIIYNLVMGLTPLLSAYGLGWLSDRYHRKISICVPLLGFLLCRLGLLLKVLLDWPVEVLYGAAALNGLCGGFSAFWSGVMALGSLGSSEGRRSLRLILIDLILGLAGFCGSMASGHLFKQMTGHSRQGLVLTTCSVSCAACALFYSLLVLKVPESTAKASKAVDMVSGTTGSYRTLDPDQPDKESVVEHPPPPGKAKPKKTIIALLFVGAVVYDLAVVGTVDVMPLFVLREPLSWNQVQVGYGMAAGYTIFITSFLGVLVFSRCFRDTTMIMIGMVSFGSGALLLAFVKETYMFYIARAVMLFALIPITTIRSAMSKLIKDSSYGKVFVILQLSLALTGVVTSTIYNELYQLTMEKFVGTCFALSSFLSFLAIIPIGIVAAKQASWLQYGDSAER